In the genome of Aspergillus flavus chromosome 8, complete sequence, one region contains:
- a CDS encoding uncharacterized protein (expressed protein), giving the protein MCEGTQDVFIFANSLVDIRPAQVDWDCLKSLHAPVIPQISDRPFQIIQHMGVIVIPSGICSDKSRTLIDKLAEGTIYNHKGTYSVLAFSGPGRKIPKPELKVIRALEFIGKTSMCLCELDYISQELHRVDRSTDALPRYRTVFWNCHDYTVNLAILIMDDFPPPPALVKLSRMVEESKSAFCRKHEECALAMMNVALCIGAFLCVFDLFGYTLAHIFILFALLSTALCHVYYTIWRFQQVEALQMREALIHTLEQRFSRLSAFRRGNPVPSSAIREPLWFPRG; this is encoded by the exons GGACTGCCTGAAGAGCCTACATGCCCCAGTCATTCCGCAGATCTCAGATAGGCCTTTTCAAATTATCCAGCATATGGGTGTGATTGTTATTCCTTCCGGTATTTGCTCGGACAAGTCTCGAACGCTGATCGACAAATTGGCTGAAGGCACTATCTACAATCATAAAGGCACGTACTCTGTACTGGCCTTTTCAGGGCCCGGAAGGAAAATACCAAAGCCTGAACTGAAGGTAATTCGCGCACTGGAGTTCATCGGGAAGACAAGTATGTGCCTATGTGAGCTAGATTACATAT CACAAGAGCTTCATCGAGTCGACCGATCCACAGATGCACTGCCCAGGTATCGTACGGTCTTCTGGAACTGCCACGATTATACAGTCAATCTCGCCATTCTCATCATGGATGACTTCCCCCCACCGCCCGCTCTCGTGAAACTATCCAGAATGGTAGAGGAGTCTAAATCTGCCTTTTGTCGGAAACATGAAGAATGTGCTTTGGCTATGATGAACGTCGCTCTCTGTATCGGGGCATTTCTGTGTGTATTCGATCTGTTTGGCTACACCTTGGCACATATATTCATTCTGTTCGCGCTTTTATCGACGGCACTTTGTCATGTATACTATACTATCTGGAGGTTTCAGCAGGTTGAAGCCTTGCAGATGAGAGAAGCTTTGATACACACTCTTGAGCAACGCTTTTCTAGACTATCGGCCTTCCGTCGTGGGAACCCTGTCCCATCGTCGGCGATTAGGGAGCCCTTGTGGTTTCCAAGAGGCTAG
- a CDS encoding RNA dependent RNA polymerase-domain-containing protein: MEVFLHHVPADLNRHGFKRELQPFMKTLRIQDFICEKPRKKRFGTITFLHVDDAERFLQAHGEKPNPLGGFKSNLKLMGVSVCCKSSRYPPKPFALRTLEHEAQERAKGHRERPEESVVFGMQQYSCGRCDFVGEQLTYNPELQWSARGTIKFKTRSMIVHVIPDCRIRIPLSTIVSLIYSTDGTLTVTLSDVPFFFKVIGTSYNSLGIESSRVRLSNLGNGHDQIVGQCLVYQFKVSVVDFRANIEKLKDWEITIYRYNLTTARPLLCSQAVSVEFHKLLSELAECTRNRSVPFGILFQLQALAQNAYLHPTTSRKLAEGLRKRFAEDEAAGRDPITVDGMRKLFNMIGWPFPGDDPRVYEVDFLVATLEANHREIQDGFAYREGLHENTVNMTKVHRVNVTPTRITLHGPEMEPQNRILRKFPNHHEYFIRVQFCDENGEGLLFNANVDYKDIFGRFIDIMTRGIQIAGRTYNFLGFSHSSLRSRAVWFSSPFVDDNGHMQTYFSIVSAIGKFSHITSPARCAARIGQAFTETPFMVPLEKHGVLVSTIPDLTSPDGSRVFSDGVGAISREVVASIWADIPLKRGNPTCFQIRLGRAKGMLAADSRLRTAVIQIRPSMIKFDSEDMKNLEICNMASRPYPMVLNRQVIKILEDMGASKDWFFQMQNEELTRLQSITVSTDKTARFLKDKSVAECIGLYRLYRQCYWTRLNYKKDGFLRAIVEAVVLRELRLLKHKARIPVKKGMTLYGVIDETGFLQEGEVYVTFDRMEGRYAAPPGPGHILVTRSPALHCGDIQRAQNVIPPEDHPLRYHRNCIVFSQKGSRDLPSKLSGGDLDGDLYHVIWDPELESVETFAPADYPRPTSIDIGRDVRVDDMAAFFVEFMRSDILGMIAIRHMVMADQAASGTRDTSCRLLAGLHSKAVDFSKTGIPVNMEDMPRVNRYRPDFLAPGPQTRLYNKSKIGLEQHVSHANYDDDDDAIISAMDTYSDHPTKPISELEVVIGSIINRRGVQTRRQSDRSNKLHEEFDRIATWITSIMRRQEIEDPDPNGLELSLACLYHGIQGSDSGHRKEVYGELKSFRVVAACALLAELDHRDKADPKNCFTM, from the exons ATGGAAGTCTTTCTTCACCATGTCCCAGCGGATCTTAATCGGCACGGCTTCAAACGCGAACTTCAGCCCTTCATGAAAACCCTTCGAATTCAAGACTTTATTTGCGAGAAGCCCAGAAAGAAACGTTTTGGCACTATCACCTTTCTGCATGTCGACGACGCAGAAAGGTTTCTGCAGGCACATGGTGAAAAGCCAAATCCTCTCGGGGGCTTCAAGTCAAATCTGAAACTCATGGGGGTGAGTGTGTGTTGTAAATCAAGCAGATATCCGCCAAAGCCCTTCGCATTGCGGACGTTAGAGCACGAGGCTCAAGAAAGGGCAAAGGGTCACCGGGAGCGGCCAGAGGAGTCAGTCGTTTTTGGAATGCAACAATACAGCTGTGGAAGATGCGACTTTGTCGGGGAGCAGTTGACATACAACCCTGAGCTTCAGTGGTCAGCAAGAGGAACTATCAAATTCAAGACGCGATCTATGATAGTCCACGTTATTCCTGACTGTCGGATTCGCATACCACTTTCTACCATTGTTAGCTTAATATACTCGACTGACGGTACTCTTACAGTTACCCTCTCTGATgtgcccttcttctttaaGGTAATAGGGACTTCCTACAATTCGTTAGGAATCGAATCCAGTCGGGTACGTCTGTCCAATCTAGGGAACGGACATGATCAGATAGTTGGGCAGTGCTTGGTTTATCAGTTCAAAGTTTCTGTGGTGGACTTTAGGGcaaatatagaaaagctCAAAGATTGGGAGATAACCATCTATCGGTACAACCTGACCACAGCAAGGCCCCTATTATGCTCACAGGCAGTCTCCGTTGAGTTTCACAAACTGCTGAGTGAGCTAGCAGAATGTACGCGCAATAGATCTGTGCCATTTGGGATTCTCTTCCAGCTTCAGGCATTGGCACAAAATGCATACCTTCATCCCACCACTAGCCGCAAACTGGCCGAAGGATTACGCAAAAGGTTCGCTGAGGATGAAGCAGCCGGACGGGATCCTATCACCGTGGACGGAATGAGAAAGCTTTTTAATATGATCGGCTGGCCGTTTCCTGGAGACGATCCGCGGGTCTATGAGGTAGACTTCCTTGTGGCGACGCTTGAGGCGAACCACAGAGAGATACAAGATGGCTTCGCCTATCGAGAAGGACTTCATGAGAACACAGTTAACATGACAAAGGTCCATCGAGTCAATGTAACCCCTACCCGAATCACACTGCATGGGCCCGAAATGGAACCGCAGAATCGAATTCTGCGCAAGTTTCCCAACCATCACGAGTACTTCATCCGTGTACAGTTCTGTGATGAGAATGGAGAAGGTTTGCTCTTCAATGCAAATGTGGATTACAAGGATATCTTTGGGCGCTTCATAGACATTATGACAAGGGGGATCCAGATTGCCGGTCGCACATATAACTTTCTCGGGTTTTCGCATTCCTCATTGCGATCCCGCGCGGTTTGG ttctcttctccattcGTCGACGATAATGGCCACATGCAGACATACTTTTCGATCGTCAGTGCAATAGGCAAATTCTCACATATAACGTCACCGGCACGATGCGCAGCCAGAATTGGCCAGGCCTTTACTGAGACGCCCTTCATGGTCCCATTAGAAAAGCATGGGGTGCTAGTCTCAACGATTCCAGACCTCACGTCTCCAGATGGTTCACGGGTCTTCAGTGATGGGGTCGGTGCCATCTCGCGCGAGGTGGTGGCAAGCATTTGGGCCGATATACCACTAAAAAGGGGGAATCCCACATGCTTCCAGATTCGCTTGGGTAGGGCGAAAGGCATGCTTGCTGCTGACAGCCGATTACGTACTGCGGTCATTCAGATACGTCCATCAATGATCAAGTTCGATAGCGAGGATATGAAAAACCTGGAAATTTGCAATATGGCATCCAGACCCTATCCCATGGTTCTAAATCGTCAAGTGATTAAGATTTTAGAGGATATGGGTGCCTCAAAGGACTGGTTCTTCCAAATGCAGAACGAAGAACTGACGCGACTTCAATCTATCACCGTCAGTACGGATAAGACAGCAAGGTTTCTCAAGGATAAGTCAGTCGCTGAGTGTATTGGTCTTTATCGACTATACCGCCAATGTTACTGGACACGCCTGAATTACAAGAAGGACGGCTTCCTCCGAGCAATTGTTGAGGCTGTGGTTCTTAGGGAGCTCCGGCTCCTGAAGCACAAAGCGCGTATCCCAGTGAAGAAAGGCATGACACTCTATGGGGTTATAGATGAGACAGGCTTCCTTCAAGAAGGTGAGGTTTATGTGACATTTGATCGCATGGAAGGGCGATATGCGGCACCTCCTGGGCCTGGGCATATCTTGGTGACTCGGTCGCCTGCGCTTCACTGTGGTGACATTCAACGTGCCCAAAATGTCATACCCCCAGAGGACCATCCCTTAAGGTATCATCGTAATTGCATTGTATTCAGTCAGAAGGGAAGCCGGGACTTGCCTAGTAAGTTGAGTGGAGGAGATCTCGATGGGGATTTGTATCATGTCATCTGGGATCCTGAACTAGAGAGTGTTGAGACATTTGCCCCCGCAGATTACCCGCGTCCCACATCTATTGACATTGGGCGAGATGTGAGGGTAGATGACATGGCTGCATTCTTTGTAGAATTCATGCGGTCCGATATTCTTGGTATGATTGCTATCCGCCATATGGTCATGGCAGATCAAGCTGCGTCGGGAACCAGGGATACCTCATGCCGCCTCCTGGCTGGACTGCACTCGAAGGCCGTGGACTTTTCCAAAACTGGTATTCCCGTGAACATGGAGGACATGCCTAGAGTGAACCGTTATCGACCGGACTT TCTGGCGCCAGGGCCCCAAACACGCCTCTATAATAAATCCAAGATTGGACTTGAGCAGCATGTTTCACATGCAAactatgatgatgacgacgacgcaATCATTTCTGCGATGGACACCTACTCTGACCATCCAACCAAGCCTATCAGCGAGCTAGAAGTTGTTATCGGGTCCATCATCAACAGGAGGGGTGTACAGACCCGCCGCCAAAGTGACCGATCAAATAAGCTACACGAGGAGTTTGACCGGATTGCTACATGGATCACAAGCATCATGCGCCGGCAGGAGATCGAGGACCCTGATCCTAATGGCTTGGAGCTATCTCTGGCGTGTCTTTATCATGGAATCCAAGGGAGCGATTCCGGCCACCGCAAGGAGGTATACGGTGAGCTTAAGAGCTTCCGAGTTGTCGCGGCCTGTGCACTGTTAGCCGAGTTAGATCATCGCGACAAGGCTGATCCGAAGAATTGTTTTACTATGTGA
- a CDS encoding Alpha/Beta hydrolase protein, protein MPHVCQAFMAVVLASTLLLSHVVHCIRGYSNAAPHFRDYFYVGGQYVHSNSSGVGSYFHNQMYVEKLSPVRERVQPYPIVFVHGGGQTGTNFLNKPDGSPGWASWFLDHGYVVYLLDRTLTGRSPTWSDDDLGQTAFSAEFISQRFTAVKKYPLWPQAKLHTQWPGTGEMGDPFFDAYYMSTVQSVSDSRVQEETMKVAGEKLLDRIGPAIVITHSQGGLYGWSWADSRPDLIKALIQIEPKGPPFREAIFSKEFSRPWGLTSIPLSYEPPPSNVSSPLTMKNVPAHSPGLLPCIIQHEPARKLLNLARVPILISTGEASYHAQYDHCFIKFLYQAGVPAEHLELGHAGLHGNGHLQFMEMNSDDIAQVLHDWILIKVNGTF, encoded by the exons ATGCCACACGTTTGCCAAGCCTTCATGGCCGTTGTCTTGGCCTCaacgcttcttctttcacaTGTCGTACATTGCATTCGGGGATACTCTAACGCGGCGCCTCATTTTAGGGATTATTTCTATGTCGGTGGGCAGTATGTCCATTCCAATAGCAGTGGTGTTGGGAGCTATTTCCATAACCAGATGTATGTGGAGAAGCTGTCGCCTGTCCGTGAGCGTGTGCAACCGTATCCGATTGTTTTTGTTCACGGCGGTGGTCAGACCGGGACG AACTTCCTCAATAAACCCGATGGTAGCCCCGGATGGGCATCTTGGTTCCTTGACCATGGCTATGTCGTGTATCTCCTAGATCGAACGTTAACCGGTCGATCGCCGACATGGTCGGACGATGACCTAGGCCAGACTGCCTTCTCGGCAGAGTTCATCTCGCAGCGATTCACCGCTGTAAAGAAATATCCCCTATGGCCCCAGGCCAAGTTGCATACCCAATGGCCGGGC ACGGGCGAAATGGGTGACCCATTCTTCGACGCATATTACATGAGTACCGTCCAATCCGTCTCCGACAGTCGAGTCCAAGAGGAAACCATGAAAGTCGCAGGAGAGAAGCTTCTCGATCGCATTGGCCCGGCAATAGTTATCACGCATTCCCAGGGTGGCCTGTATGGGTGGTCATGGGCAGACAGTCGTCCAGACCTAATCAAGGCACTGATTCAAATCGAGCCGAAGGGCCCTCCATTCCGAGAGGCTATATTCTCAAAGGAGTTCAGTCGTCCTTGGGGACTTACGTCTATTCCCTTGAGCTATGAACCCCCACCGTCGAATGTCTCGTCGCCCTTGACTATGAAGAATGTACCAGCACATTCACCCGGCCTGCTTCCATGCATCATCCAGCACGAACCTGCCAGAAAACTGCTCAACTTAGCGCGTGTTCCGATTCTGATCAGTACTGGAGAGGCGTCATACCATGCTCAGTATGACCATTGTTTTATCAAGTTTCTGTACCAGGCAGGGGTTCCCGCGGAGCATTTGGAGTTAGGTCATGCTGGGCTGCATGGAAACGGGCATTTGCAGTTTATGGAAATGAATAGTGACGATATAGCTCAAGTCTTGCATGACTGGATATTGATAAAGGTGAACGGCACGTTTTGA
- a CDS encoding class I glutamine amidotransferase-like protein translates to MAMQPFTRLIRFNKLAPFFDIVVASPAGGEPPLDPYSIESTKDDPECVTFLKERCSVCKNTVKLDSLLAKISEFVGTFYVGGHDMFDLANDETSHILVRGFYESGKVVSAVCHASVVLINVKLTNGDYLVSDRR, encoded by the exons ATGGCAATGCAACCATTTACTCGCCTCATAAGATTCAACAAGCTCGCGCCTTTTTTTGACATCGTGGTTGCATCTCCTGCAGGCGGTGAGCCACCCCTGGATCCATACTCTATTGAATCGACCAAGGACGACCCCGAATGTGTGACCTTCCTCAAAGAGAGATGCAGTGTCTGCAAGAATACTGTAAAGCTTGATTCTCTGCTTGCCAAGATCTCAGAATTCGTTGGGACTTTCTACGTTGGCGGCCATG ATATGTTTGACCTTGCTAATGATGAAACGTCTCATATCCTTGTCCGTGGTTTCTACGAGTCCGGAAAAGTGGTCTCTGCTGTGTGCCATGCTTCTGTTGTTCTGATCAATGTGAAGTTGACTAATGGAGATTACTTGGTCTCTGACAGAAGGTAA